A section of the Candidatus Polarisedimenticolaceae bacterium genome encodes:
- a CDS encoding histidine kinase — protein MKARRRAGYSLTVQVLLWIAGSSAAGAVVGVTVGLFRDKPLDASLLLMSLLFGNVVGLTVFVCSVALYPAFRNLAPALRWALLGIGLLAGSAAGTALVLWRFLFFVLSDTRQALAVFALNAVLALIVGGLAHAYEGMRWRLAESLREVEEVRLVEAQLQEQAAKAELSALQARINPHFFFNTLNTISALLASDPAKADDVVVTLAELFRYTFKAAHAGAVPLSEELEFVEGYLAVERARFGDRLRVAWAIDPKAADVRVPGLILQPLVENAVGHGVAPVPGGGTIRISARVDGGVLVVEVEDDGVGLPAAVELIREDHGLGNVRRRVASASGGEGALELSAAPSGRGTLARVVLPAVVAVGGRA, from the coding sequence ATGAAGGCGCGGCGGCGCGCGGGTTACTCGCTCACCGTCCAGGTTCTCCTCTGGATCGCCGGCAGCTCGGCGGCGGGCGCCGTCGTCGGCGTCACGGTCGGCCTCTTCCGCGACAAGCCGCTCGACGCCAGCCTGCTCCTCATGAGCCTGCTCTTCGGCAACGTCGTCGGGCTCACGGTCTTCGTCTGCTCGGTCGCGCTCTACCCGGCGTTCCGGAACCTCGCCCCGGCGCTGCGCTGGGCGCTCCTCGGGATCGGCCTCCTCGCGGGCTCGGCCGCGGGGACGGCGCTCGTTCTCTGGCGCTTCCTCTTCTTCGTCTTGTCCGACACCCGCCAGGCGCTCGCCGTCTTCGCGCTCAACGCCGTCCTGGCGCTGATCGTCGGCGGACTCGCGCACGCCTATGAGGGGATGCGGTGGCGGCTCGCAGAGTCGCTCCGCGAGGTCGAGGAGGTCCGGCTCGTCGAGGCGCAGCTCCAGGAGCAGGCGGCGAAGGCGGAGCTGTCGGCATTGCAGGCGCGGATCAACCCGCACTTCTTCTTCAACACGCTCAACACGATCTCGGCCCTTCTCGCGTCCGACCCGGCCAAGGCGGACGACGTCGTCGTCACCCTCGCCGAGCTCTTCCGGTATACCTTCAAGGCGGCGCACGCGGGAGCGGTGCCGCTCTCCGAGGAGCTGGAGTTCGTCGAAGGCTACCTCGCCGTCGAGCGCGCGCGCTTCGGCGATCGGCTGCGCGTGGCCTGGGCGATCGACCCGAAGGCGGCCGACGTGCGCGTGCCGGGGCTCATCCTCCAGCCGCTCGTCGAGAACGCGGTGGGCCACGGCGTCGCGCCGGTCCCGGGCGGCGGGACGATCCGTATCTCCGCTCGGGTCGACGGCGGCGTGCTCGTCGTCGAGGTCGAGGACGACGGCGTCGGCCTGCCGGCGGCCGTCGAGCTCATCCGCGAGGACCACGGCCTCGGCAACGTCCGCCGCCGGGTCGCCTCGGCGAGCGGCGGCGAGGGCGCGCTCGAGCTGTCGGCGGCGCCTTCGGGGCGCGGGACGCTCGCGCGCGTCGTGCTGCCGGCCGTCGTCGCGGTGGGAGGACGGGCATGA